The sequence below is a genomic window from Anaerocolumna chitinilytica.
TATGCGGTCTATCTCAGAATATGCTGATGTTAATAATCTTTCGAGCTATTCAGGGCTTAGGTGCGGGAGGAATTTTTACGATTCCCTTTACTATCATCGGAGATGAGTTCCCATTGGAGGAAAGATCAAAGATACAGGGCGGAATGAGTACGATGTGGGGAATTGCCACCCTAATTGGTCCTTTTTTAGGTGGTTTCCTTATAGACATTCTCTCCTGGCACTGGCTTTTCTTTATTAATATCCCTTTTGGTTTAATAGCCGTTTTATTACTCCAGGGAGCCTTGCAGGAACATTTTGAGAAGAAAAAGCAATCCATTGATTATGCAGGAATTATCACACTGACACTGATGGTCCTTGTTTTCTTAAGTATATTTATTTTCGATACCAATATTACCTCCCATCGCACTGTTATAATTTCAGCATTGTCAGCAACAACACTTATACTGCTTCTCCTGTTTTATTTTGTTGAGAAAAAAGCAAAGGAACCGATTATTCCATTCTATATTTTTACCAGGACAAGTGGTCTGATTAATCTTCTGTCATTTTTGATCTGCGGTGCTTTAATAGGAATCAATGTGTATATCCCTCTGTATTTACAAAATGTCTTAGGGTATCGTCCTACTGTATCCGGCTTAGCAATGCTTCCTATGTCCGTTTCCTGGCTGATTATTTCATTTATCCTGGGTAAATTATTTATTCGCTTTGGTGGAAAGATAGTAACAGTTTCAGCCATTGCCATCATCCTGGTGGGCATGCTTCTTCTGACCAGCCTTGGAGTAAGTTCGCCCATTGCTTTGGTATTACTGTATGGTTTTATCTTAGGTATCGGTTTCGGTGGTGCAACTACAGCTTTTACAATTGTTATTCAGGATTCGGTTGAATATAGTAAGAGGGGTACTGCCGTTGCTGCCAATTCACTTCTTCGAACTTTAGGCCAGACAATCGGAATTAGTATATTTGGCAATATCTTTAACCTTTATGTTACAAACTACTTCACAAAGCAGGGTATTGAAGGTGTTACTTCAGGCAACTTATATCAGGTATCTGCATCCAACAATTTGATTACTCAGGAGCAGATAAGTCTCTCACAGAATAGTTCTCTTCATATTTTGTTTGCTATTTTTCTTGCTTTAGCAGTTTTTTCGTTTATCCTTTCAATAGCAATACCAAAAGAAAAATAGTTCACAATCTTTTCAAAACTTTTTCATATAAAGGACATATTTTTGGGGTATACTAAATTCATAAGATAAAAACAAGGTTCCCCACCTTGCTAACATACACTTTTTTCATAATGGAGAAGCAGTTAACTGCTTCTCCTCTCCTCATTTTATAGACTTTTTCTTTTTATATCACACCTGATTTTACCAAGTTTCTTAGCCTCATTTGTCAGCTCTCCATTCGCGTCTCTTGCATTTTTATATTGTATTGAAATGGAGTCATATAGGCTATTCCCTTTCTTTATCTCTGTATAAACCGCTCTCCAGTTTTCATTTTCACCAAAAAACAAAAAGGTATTTTTACAGTAAATTTGTCTGTAATACAATATGAAGAGAATTATCGTTGACAGTAATGTTATTGCAAATAGTATTTTCCATCTCATTTTCTTAACCCCATTATCTGTTATCCGCACTGAATACAAATAAACAACATATCTTTTTGAAATCTCAAGCTTAGGCAAGAGATCTCAGTTACAATCATAACTGTAAATATCATCTTTCTATGTTCACAATCACATTTGTAAAACCATCTTTTATGTTCACAATCACATTGTAAATATCATTTTCCTATGTTCACAATCACATTTTGTAAATATCATCTTCTTATGTTTACATTAATCTTGCAGAATTCTCATTCCATAATTATACATTTACTCTACTGTAAAAGCAAGCCATATACAAGTTATTCAAGCCTTATGCTTTCTTTTAATAAACTTCCTCAACTGGCAATTTACAATTAATCTGCATATAATATAATAAACCTCGGAGGTATGTCATGCCCGGTGGCTGGAATTATCAAGCTTACTTAACTCCTTATGACACCTACCTATTTTTCCATACCATGGATAATCAGGAAGACTACTTTTATGTTCCGCTTGCAGTTGCTACTCAGTTGGTAAATGGTACAAATTATCGTTATATAACCATTGCAGAACCAAAGGATACTGAGAACACCCCTCATTTTGCTCTTGTGGAAATCTACAAACCCATACAAGGAGAGTCACAAGTCACAAGTATTACAGCAGTAGATTAAAAAGAATGCCGTTGCTGTTCGCAACGGCACTCTTTTTCGGTTATGGTACTTTATCGTCCTTTCCGCTTCATACAATACAATCAATTATTCACCATCCGCATAAGCTTCCAGTTGTCTGCTATGCTTCTCAAAGAAATCTTCCTTAGGCTCTAAGAACTTCAGACTGTGATTTTCTTTATCTGTTACTAGCTCATTCAGTGTGCTAAAAGCATAATCCCAGTTCCAGATCTTCTCATCCACTTTAAGATACTCTCTTATTTTCTCACAGCCGGTGGGAGCTATCGGATGTAATAACAGAATACCAATTCGTACTCCATAAAGAGAATCTGCAAGCACCTGTCTTCTTAAAGTATCATTATCAGTGGTTTCAGCTGTCCTCATTTTATTGACCCAATATTTATTCATAAAACGGATATAGGAATCCAATACATACGTTAAGCTGTGAAATTCATGGTTGTACATATGCCTCTCATAAGTAAGAACCGCTTCCTCTGATTCTTTTCTTACCTCTTCGCTGATTTCATTGTTAAGCAGTTTCGAATCATAGTATTTCTGAGCTGTATAGAAACAGGAACGAACCAACCGGTTGAATACATTTGTAAGAAGATTGCCTTCTTTTAATACGGGGTCCACTCCTTCTCTTTCTGCTTCCGGTAAATAAACCTGCGGCTTAAAGCTTACACTCTTTTGAGATAGACCTAAACTTAAGAAATGGATGCGCAGCTGTTCCGGTGTATAGAACTCCAATAAATCTCTTGCCATAGGCGGCTTAATGGCACTGCTGCTGCCTGCCTTTTTATCCATGAACAATATATGTCTGTTGGCAATAAGCTGAGGAGCTATGAAATTGTCCACATCTCCTTTATCACCATATTGAAGCTTCAGTGCTGAGAATAAGGCCATTTCAGCATTACCATAAAAGTAGATATTATCTTCACCGATAAACTGATATACCTTTGCATCTTCTGATTCCCACCAGTTTTTCCATTCCGTCTGTTCTTTTCCCTGCATTTCCAGATAAGTCTTAGTAAAAGAAATTGGTGCCCATAAGGATTCCGGCCATACCCAGAAGGTTAAATCCTTCATGTCCTCTGTATCGGGCACCGGTACACCCCATTCAATGTTTCCGGAGAGACGGAAGGGTACCAGAGTCTTTCCGGTACGGAAACGTATTCCCTTATTGTTTAAAACATCTCTTGCACTATCCCTTTCACCCAGATTCTGAAACAAATAAGTTACGGAGGACTTATTATCCTCCTTGGACAACTCATGCTCCGGCAATAAGGTATTAAGCTCGTCTTCTGTTACTCCGGTTCTCTCAAATTCACTTTTCTTTACATAAATACAAGGAGGTTTTAAGAATTCTTCTATGGTCTTTATTATATATTTTCTGGTATTTTCTTTTCTTTCCTTCGCAACATAATCAAGAAGCCACTGGGTATATTCCTCCAGCTTAAAATACCAGTTAGCGACCTCTTTCACTTCCGGTGTTTTGCCGGATAAGGTACTCTTAGGATTTAAAAGTTCACTGGGCATATACTGATGACCCAGAGAGCACTCATCAGCATAGGCTTTCTCTGACGCACAGCCTTCAATCGGGCAGTTTCCGATTACCTGTCTTCCGTTTAGAAATACTCCAAAGTCCGGATCAAAGAATTGGGGAGTTGCTAATTTCTCCAGGAAGCCATTCTTATACAGTGTATCAAATATTTCTTGTGACATTTCCTTATGAATCTCGCCTGCTCTGTCAAGAGCAGATGCTGCATACAGACTTAAGCTGATTTCATAGGCTGCAAGGGTTTCTTTTTGGTGATTATGGTTTTTCCTTACATAGTCCTTGATTGTCTCGCTGTAATCTGCCCCTTTTTCTTCTTTTAATTTACGATAGCTTTCCAATATGGGTGAACCATAGCAGTCAGTACCGGATACAAAGATAACATTCTCTTCACCAATTCTGTCTCTTAAAAATCTTGCAAAGGTATCCGCATGAACAAACACGCCTCCAATATGGCCAAAATGCAGCTCCTTGTTTCCATATGGCATCCCGGCTGTGATAACTGCTCTTTTGGGAAATTCCGGACGGGTATTTTCTTTTCCAAACATATTAATTCTCCTTTTACTTTCTCATTGTTTTTCTTTTGTCATGAACTCTGTTCCCACTTATTCACTTCGAATGGATTTTCAGGAATCTGTCACAATTCCTCTTTGCATCTATTCCATCTGTATTTCAATTTATCTTTTAGTATCTTACTTTTTCCTGCTGTCTATTTCATTAATTTAATTTTCCCTGAAAAAGGGTATAAAAAAACACCTCCTGCAATCGTAATTACAGGGGCGAATCTATCGCGGTACCACCCTATTTTTTATTAATATGTCACCATATTAACCTCTTTAAGTACGAACATACTCTAGTCTTATAACGCAGACCTACGTCATAGCATCACGGCTTAAGTATATGACCGATCCGTATGAAGCTCCGAGGCTTGTTTCGTCTGTCTTTCGCTGCTCCTTCCCACCAACTGGAGCTCTCTGTAAACTTCCGATAGATTACTTTTCTCTTCATAGCTTTTCTTTTTTCTTTAGTATATTCAGAAATTCTTCGATTGTCAAGAGGCTTTCTAAATGTCGATTTATTCCATTATTTGTTCTTAAGACCTTCCTTTTATTAGCGAACTTTTTTAGAAAAGTGCCATATATTGAAATTATCTAAATCAATTCTGTATAAGTTGTATTTTAGTTAAGATTTATTCAGCTTATATGCATCCCGGAGGCTCATAAATGAATTCTATGACTTATGATTTTGCCATTATCGGCGGAGATTTAAGGCAGGTCTATATGGCTAATAATTTAATTTCCCGGGGCTTTTCTGTGTTGTTATATGGTCTTGAGAACCTATGTGATAAAAACAGCATGGAACATGCTAAATCTTTGGCCCAAGCAATAGATTCCAGTAGAGTTATTCTAACCCCCATACCCTTTACCAAAAATGGCGTTCACATCTTATCCGTGGATACCAAAACAGATTTGACTCCTGAGATTCTTTGCAAACATCTAAAGAAAGGCCATAAGCTTTACGGTGGATGTTTTACCAAGAACATTCAGGATTTCTGTGAAGCAAATGATATTTATTACAATGATTTTATGGAAGAAGAGGAAATCACCCTGTTTAATACCATTGCTACGGCAGAAGGAACCATAGCAGAAGCTATTATTAACGGCAGCGGCAATCTTCATGGAAGCTCCTGTCTGATACTAGGCTATGGAAGATGTGCAAAGACCCTTGCTGAAAAATTAAAGGGCTTGTGCGGTGAAGTTACGATTGCTGCAAGAGCTCCTCTTGCTATGGCCCAGGCAAAAACTTCTTCCTTCCACGCCCTGCCATTGACGGAACTTTCAGCTGTAATATCCGACTTTGATTATATTTTTAATACAATCCCTGCCCCGGTATTAAATAAAGAGCTCTTATCTAAAACCAAACAGGATGTGGTTATCATTGATATTGCTTCCGCACCTGGCGGAGTTGATTTTAGTTCAGCTAAGGAGTTGTCCCGTACCGCTAAGTTAAGTCTTGGTCTCCCGGGAAAATATGCCCCCAAGGCCAGCGCAGATTTTTTAACCAGTTATCTATTAAGTAGTCTTGGAGAACCATCTCTTTAGAACAGATTTTTCTCCGGAAATGAGGTATTTATGTCATTGCATAATAAAAACATTGGAATCGCTTTAACCGGTTCTTTTTGTACTTTTGATAAAACCTTTGAAGAAATTGAAAAACTATTAAGAGAAGATGCCAATGTATACCCTATTCTTTCCTTTAATGCTCAGAAAATTGATTCCCGTTTCGGTAAGGCAGAGGATTTTCGCCGCAGATTAGTTGAGCTAACCGGCCATGAACCTATTACTACCATTGAGGATGCCGAACCTATCGGCCCCAAAGAAATGTTTGATATCCTGGCTGTTATTCCCTGCACCGGCAATACTTTAGCTAAGATGGCTACCGGTATTACCGATACTCCCGTTTTAATGGCTGCCAAAGCTCACATCCGCAACAACAAGCCACTGGTTTTATCCATTGCCACCAACGATGCTCTTGGTAATAACTTAAAAAATATCGGTACCCTCTTAAATCAAAAAAATATCTATTTTGTTCCCTTCGGTCAGGATAGTCCTACCGGAAAACCCAAATCCATGATAGCTCATACTCACCTGCTAACGCTTACCTTAGAAAGTGCTCTCGAAGGAAAACAACTTCAGCCCGTTGTCATCAGTCCATTCTAATATTCACTATTCTATAATAGAAACGCCAAACCTTATTTATATATTTACAGGAAATTTGCACAAAGCCGAAAGAACGAATGCGCCTTGGAACCAGCGCATGAGTCTTTCGGCTTTGTGCAAATTTCCGTCCCCTTTAGAAAAACTAACCTTCTGCTACAATAAAAGCCCGGAATATGAACCGCCCCCCGTCTGCCTGACAGGGACCGATCCACATCATTCCAGGCTTTTCTACTACTATTGAACTTTAGTCAGATACCATTTCTGGGCATCTGTGCCGTTATCCGTCCATTGCTGCACTACCGCTCCGTCCGCTGTAGATGAGTTGGAAACGTCCATTGCAAATCCGGTAGCTTTTGATACCAGTTTGTAATAGCCACCTCCCACATCTACTATCTTCCACCTTTGCGCATCATTACCATTATCCGCAGCCTGCTGGAGTTGCAGGCCTTCTGTAGCTGCTCCATAGGGAACATCCAGACATTTACCGCTATGTATAGCAGTCAGTTTATAATACCCGCCTCCCATATCATCGATACGGAATCTTTGATTATTTGCGCTATAGTTGGTCCATTGCTGTGTCTTTGCTCCATCAGCAGTAGAATTATCTTTGATATCCAAAACTTTTCCGCTGCATTTAGCTGCCAGAGTATAGATTCCGCCACTCACAATAGGTGAGGTATTGGACTGAGCCTGATATACTCTAACATAATCTACCAGCATTTGTGCCGGAAAAACAGTTGAGCTGTTTGGACTTCCGGGCCAGTCTCCGCCAACAGCAAGATTTAAGAGCAAGAAGAAAGGTTTCTGGAATTCTTCTGTTCCGCCTGTACCATTTTGAATGTACATCTCGCAGAACTGAGTACCATCAACAAACCATCTTAAATAACTAGCATCCCATTCAAGAGAGTAGGTATGGAACTGAGAGAAATCAAGAGAACCTGAGGTCAGTCCATAATCAGCTTGTCCATTAGAATCCCAGTGAGCGGTTCCATTCACAAATGCATTATTGTTTACACGTTCCATAATATCAAGTTCGCCGCATTTCGGCCAGTTAACGGATGTAATATTATCACCCAACATCCAAAAAGCAGGCCAAATTCCTTGGCCGGAAGGAAGCTTGATTCTAGCTTCTATCTTCCCATAGGTAAAACTCTTAATTCCTTGTGTCTTGATTCTTGCAGAAGTATAATTCATTCCTCCGTAAGATTCCTTCAGGGCTGTTATTACAAGATTTCCACCGTTCTCTGTAACATTCTGTGAACGGTCAGTGTAATACTCCAGCTCATTATTACCCCATCCTTTAACACCTGTTCCTATCTCTGCCGTCCATTTGGAGGTATCCAGACTGCTTCCGTTAAACTCATCACTCCAAACCAAAGACCAGTTTGTAGCAGCTTTTGGGCTCACCGAAGGCAGCATGGAAATAATAAGAGCTAAAACCAACAACAAGCTTACCATTTTCCCTTTTCTTAACATAAATATATCTCCTTCTCATTTATTATTTCATATCATGCCGCGCGATCATGATATTGAAATCCAGAATATAGGGGATTTTGGGTTCAGCCATCTTTTATGTAATTGAATCCTCCGTGCAAGGAATATTATACACTAATTGCTATAATATGTAAATATATTTTGTTAATATTTGTCGTATTTTTACTATTTTCAGGTTGTATAGTAAAAAAAACAGAAAGATTGATTTGGGTTTAATTTCCTTCCTGCAATCTTTCTGTTATAAACTGTTTAACCTCTGATAACTTTTGCCGCATTTTCCAATGTATCAATTACCTTATCACACCACAGGTCGAATTCTTCATCTTCCTTCTGGCATTCCGGATGACTGAGTACATATTCTACTATGTTCTTAACCTGCTGGTCAAATCGTCTGGTACAGGTAAACCCGGGAACCAGCCTCTTAAT
It includes:
- a CDS encoding class I tRNA ligase family protein codes for the protein MFGKENTRPEFPKRAVITAGMPYGNKELHFGHIGGVFVHADTFARFLRDRIGEENVIFVSGTDCYGSPILESYRKLKEEKGADYSETIKDYVRKNHNHQKETLAAYEISLSLYAASALDRAGEIHKEMSQEIFDTLYKNGFLEKLATPQFFDPDFGVFLNGRQVIGNCPIEGCASEKAYADECSLGHQYMPSELLNPKSTLSGKTPEVKEVANWYFKLEEYTQWLLDYVAKERKENTRKYIIKTIEEFLKPPCIYVKKSEFERTGVTEDELNTLLPEHELSKEDNKSSVTYLFQNLGERDSARDVLNNKGIRFRTGKTLVPFRLSGNIEWGVPVPDTEDMKDLTFWVWPESLWAPISFTKTYLEMQGKEQTEWKNWWESEDAKVYQFIGEDNIYFYGNAEMALFSALKLQYGDKGDVDNFIAPQLIANRHILFMDKKAGSSSAIKPPMARDLLEFYTPEQLRIHFLSLGLSQKSVSFKPQVYLPEAEREGVDPVLKEGNLLTNVFNRLVRSCFYTAQKYYDSKLLNNEISEEVRKESEEAVLTYERHMYNHEFHSLTYVLDSYIRFMNKYWVNKMRTAETTDNDTLRRQVLADSLYGVRIGILLLHPIAPTGCEKIREYLKVDEKIWNWDYAFSTLNELVTDKENHSLKFLEPKEDFFEKHSRQLEAYADGE
- a CDS encoding RICIN domain-containing protein, coding for MLRKGKMVSLLLVLALIISMLPSVSPKAATNWSLVWSDEFNGSSLDTSKWTAEIGTGVKGWGNNELEYYTDRSQNVTENGGNLVITALKESYGGMNYTSARIKTQGIKSFTYGKIEARIKLPSGQGIWPAFWMLGDNITSVNWPKCGELDIMERVNNNAFVNGTAHWDSNGQADYGLTSGSLDFSQFHTYSLEWDASYLRWFVDGTQFCEMYIQNGTGGTEEFQKPFFLLLNLAVGGDWPGSPNSSTVFPAQMLVDYVRVYQAQSNTSPIVSGGIYTLAAKCSGKVLDIKDNSTADGAKTQQWTNYSANNQRFRIDDMGGGYYKLTAIHSGKCLDVPYGAATEGLQLQQAADNGNDAQRWKIVDVGGGYYKLVSKATGFAMDVSNSSTADGAVVQQWTDNGTDAQKWYLTKVQ
- the dpsA gene encoding dipicolinate synthase subunit DpsA, translated to MNSMTYDFAIIGGDLRQVYMANNLISRGFSVLLYGLENLCDKNSMEHAKSLAQAIDSSRVILTPIPFTKNGVHILSVDTKTDLTPEILCKHLKKGHKLYGGCFTKNIQDFCEANDIYYNDFMEEEEITLFNTIATAEGTIAEAIINGSGNLHGSSCLILGYGRCAKTLAEKLKGLCGEVTIAARAPLAMAQAKTSSFHALPLTELSAVISDFDYIFNTIPAPVLNKELLSKTKQDVVIIDIASAPGGVDFSSAKELSRTAKLSLGLPGKYAPKASADFLTSYLLSSLGEPSL
- a CDS encoding dipicolinate synthase subunit B — translated: MSLHNKNIGIALTGSFCTFDKTFEEIEKLLREDANVYPILSFNAQKIDSRFGKAEDFRRRLVELTGHEPITTIEDAEPIGPKEMFDILAVIPCTGNTLAKMATGITDTPVLMAAKAHIRNNKPLVLSIATNDALGNNLKNIGTLLNQKNIYFVPFGQDSPTGKPKSMIAHTHLLTLTLESALEGKQLQPVVISPF
- a CDS encoding MDR family MFS transporter, which produces MKLRRTNLVISLMLAMFLAAVEGTIVTMAAPTITKEMHGFELISLVFSVYLLTSAISTPIYGKFADLYGRKNMLTIGILLFIIGSFLCGLSQNMLMLIIFRAIQGLGAGGIFTIPFTIIGDEFPLEERSKIQGGMSTMWGIATLIGPFLGGFLIDILSWHWLFFINIPFGLIAVLLLQGALQEHFEKKKQSIDYAGIITLTLMVLVFLSIFIFDTNITSHRTVIISALSATTLILLLLFYFVEKKAKEPIIPFYIFTRTSGLINLLSFLICGALIGINVYIPLYLQNVLGYRPTVSGLAMLPMSVSWLIISFILGKLFIRFGGKIVTVSAIAIILVGMLLLTSLGVSSPIALVLLYGFILGIGFGGATTAFTIVIQDSVEYSKRGTAVAANSLLRTLGQTIGISIFGNIFNLYVTNYFTKQGIEGVTSGNLYQVSASNNLITQEQISLSQNSSLHILFAIFLALAVFSFILSIAIPKEK